The following coding sequences are from one Candidatus Aegiribacteria sp. window:
- a CDS encoding DUF58 domain-containing protein, which produces MAQLVSGDYSSVFRGQGMEFSDLRPYVEGDDPKQIDWNVFARTRTPFVKVFTEERELMVLLIVDLSGSLRFGSLNLTKAERVAEVAAVLALSASESNDRVGMLTFSDTVHNYIPPEKGRKHALGLVRTILQVPDKQAPANLDYALKYMGRVLKRRALIFIISDFAFPSGSRLLKAAVAKHDVVGIHVFDPRELHLPMMGRVRFRNPETGTEKVVNTSSGKWRNKFADNVRMVQKAREELCRENKLDLVSISTSDDLVLPLRRFFELRKKRRRR; this is translated from the coding sequence GTGGCGCAGCTTGTAAGCGGAGATTACAGCTCTGTCTTCAGGGGGCAGGGAATGGAATTTTCCGACCTTCGTCCCTACGTTGAGGGAGACGACCCGAAACAAATTGACTGGAACGTATTCGCCAGAACCAGAACGCCGTTCGTAAAAGTGTTTACAGAGGAAAGAGAATTGATGGTGCTTCTTATCGTGGATCTTTCCGGCAGCCTTCGTTTTGGTTCGTTGAATTTGACAAAGGCTGAAAGAGTAGCTGAAGTTGCGGCGGTACTGGCCCTTTCCGCTTCTGAAAGCAACGACAGAGTCGGTATGCTTACTTTTTCCGATACGGTTCATAATTACATCCCTCCGGAAAAGGGAAGAAAACATGCCCTGGGTCTTGTTCGCACTATCCTTCAGGTACCGGATAAGCAGGCTCCAGCGAACCTTGACTATGCTCTTAAATACATGGGAAGAGTACTCAAAAGACGTGCTCTTATTTTCATAATAAGCGATTTCGCGTTCCCCTCCGGCAGCCGGCTTCTGAAGGCTGCCGTTGCAAAACATGACGTAGTCGGGATACATGTATTCGATCCAAGGGAACTCCATCTGCCAATGATGGGAAGGGTAAGGTTCAGAAATCCCGAAACGGGCACTGAGAAAGTTGTAAATACAAGTTCGGGGAAATGGAGAAATAAGTTCGCGGACAATGTACGTATGGTCCAGAAAGCCAGGGAAGAGCTTTGTCGCGAGAACAAGTTGGACCTTGTAAGTATTTCCACGTCTGATGATCTTGTTCTTCCACTGCGCAGGTTCTTCGAACTGAGAAAAAAGAGAAGACGCCGATGA
- a CDS encoding VWA domain-containing protein: MSFQFFPALIALPILLALTFLLSRNRKVTSQTYSGPFSFKSISGSPGEKLAVLLQWIGITLLFIALARPEQGFERLPEAGEGVDIIITLDVSGSMTQTDYYPSRLAAAKKAALTFIEGRPNDRIGLVIYADQPRTLCPPTFDHTTLERFIQNAELGNLPDGTAIGAGLAVAAKGFNYSQTSRRVVVLISDGEDTSSQVDPITVAQAVNTIHGDSLKVYTVAIGKPSSEVGLGLDTQTLTYIAELNGGRLFNVESPEELHEVYSSIDSLEASTLPPAGLFVYRDAYMFFLIAGMILILLSNIMKYKFFKVVGD; the protein is encoded by the coding sequence ATGAGTTTCCAGTTCTTCCCGGCTCTGATAGCATTACCCATACTTCTCGCGCTGACTTTCCTGCTTTCCCGAAACCGCAAGGTGACATCACAGACTTACAGCGGACCGTTCTCCTTTAAGTCCATTTCCGGTTCCCCGGGTGAAAAGCTTGCTGTTCTGCTGCAATGGATTGGAATTACCCTTCTTTTCATTGCGCTGGCCAGACCTGAGCAGGGATTTGAACGGCTTCCTGAAGCCGGTGAGGGTGTGGACATCATTATTACGCTTGATGTTTCAGGCAGCATGACCCAGACAGATTATTACCCCAGCAGGCTTGCAGCCGCGAAGAAGGCTGCGCTTACATTCATAGAGGGCAGGCCCAACGACCGGATAGGCCTTGTCATCTACGCAGATCAGCCAAGAACACTGTGTCCACCCACGTTCGATCATACAACTCTTGAAAGGTTCATTCAGAACGCTGAGCTGGGAAACCTTCCCGACGGTACTGCCATTGGAGCCGGTCTTGCTGTTGCGGCAAAAGGTTTTAACTACTCCCAGACCTCCAGAAGAGTTGTTGTGCTTATTTCGGACGGTGAGGATACATCAAGCCAGGTGGATCCGATTACGGTTGCCCAGGCGGTGAATACAATACACGGAGACAGTCTGAAGGTTTATACCGTGGCCATAGGAAAACCCTCATCGGAGGTAGGACTTGGACTGGACACCCAAACCCTGACGTATATCGCTGAACTCAACGGAGGCAGGCTGTTCAATGTTGAATCCCCCGAGGAGTTGCATGAAGTCTATTCTTCGATTGACTCCCTTGAGGCATCAACACTGCCGCCTGCCGGGCTGTTCGTTTACAGGGATGCATATATGTTCTTCCTCATTGCCGGCATGATACTCATTCTGTTATCGAATATCATGAAATACAAGTTTTTCAAGGTTGTAGGTGATTGA
- a CDS encoding VWA domain-containing protein produces the protein MAFQYPFLLLLLLCIPLYWWLRVKWHNTELKALRLFVRPVLWNRVRINPPPSRLISRILWMTALSLAIVALSGPSWGRSSAITSTGGKNLVIALDVSQSMSCLDEMPSRIGRAATEVRKLAEELDDARIALVIFSGSSRLASPLTLDREFLFSRLPDDVWSNPDIIPGTQLSDVVELMVSVLPEMDLEASLGIIFSDGGFHDYATERATEIASKGSMNLVTVGVGGPIDVPVQTERGGVMLDSSGDTVRTSLEEESLRNLAENTGGVYVPLSGTDDLTSIVRAYLEHISSENSKLATGGSTTSRRYQYFLGPALLLFAAAIILEKRGL, from the coding sequence ATGGCTTTCCAGTATCCTTTCCTTCTGCTTCTGCTGCTTTGTATCCCTCTATACTGGTGGCTACGTGTAAAATGGCACAATACCGAGCTTAAGGCTCTCAGGCTCTTCGTAAGGCCCGTTCTGTGGAACAGGGTCCGTATCAATCCTCCACCGTCCAGGCTTATATCCAGGATACTCTGGATGACAGCCCTTTCACTCGCGATTGTAGCTCTAAGCGGCCCCAGCTGGGGCAGGTCATCCGCGATTACATCAACCGGTGGAAAAAACCTTGTAATAGCCCTTGATGTGTCACAATCCATGTCTTGCCTGGATGAAATGCCCTCAAGAATAGGCAGAGCCGCAACCGAGGTTAGGAAACTTGCCGAAGAACTTGACGATGCACGCATCGCCCTTGTTATCTTTTCCGGTTCATCCAGACTTGCCTCACCTCTAACACTTGACAGGGAGTTTCTGTTTAGCAGGCTCCCGGACGATGTATGGAGCAACCCTGATATAATTCCGGGTACTCAGTTGAGTGATGTAGTGGAATTAATGGTATCAGTGCTTCCGGAAATGGATCTCGAAGCCAGCCTTGGAATCATCTTCAGCGATGGAGGTTTTCATGATTACGCGACCGAAAGAGCCACGGAGATTGCTTCCAAGGGAAGCATGAACCTTGTAACTGTAGGAGTCGGCGGTCCCATTGATGTTCCGGTGCAGACTGAGCGTGGGGGAGTCATGCTTGACTCATCCGGTGATACCGTCAGAACTTCTCTGGAAGAAGAATCACTTCGTAATCTCGCGGAAAATACTGGAGGCGTATACGTACCGCTCTCCGGAACGGATGATCTCACTTCAATTGTGAGAGCTTATCTTGAACACATTTCAAGCGAGAACAGCAAACTCGCGACAGGCGGTTCGACCACATCGCGAAGATACCAGTATTTCCTGGGCCCGGCTCTTCTGCTCTTCGCGGCTGCCATAATCCTGGAAAAGAGGGGATTGTGA
- a CDS encoding MoxR family ATPase produces the protein MSREKVEALEKEISSRKPILDSLKSRFSSVIVGQEELRMGLITALLCDGHVLIEGVPGLAKTLAARTLSKCVSASFSRLQFTPDLLPTDLTGTMIFKPETNTFEARKGPVFAQFILADEINRAPAKVQSALLEAMQERQVTFGGETHRLPAPFFVMATQNPIEQEGTYPLPEAQVDRFLMKLKVDYPSSDEEIEILKRIGGKPIPSIEPVMNPNTVIELQQLASQVLVEDDVMNYIVRLTTATRNPAQAGLKDIEDLISVGASPRGSLGLLAASRARSLLYGQPFVDPAIVKEVAHDVLRHRIILSFEAEAEEIGVEEILDRIMNRIPVK, from the coding sequence ATGTCTAGAGAAAAGGTCGAAGCTCTCGAGAAGGAAATATCATCACGGAAGCCTATTCTGGATAGTCTTAAATCAAGGTTTTCCAGTGTTATTGTCGGTCAGGAAGAACTCCGTATGGGTCTTATCACGGCATTACTATGCGACGGGCATGTTCTGATCGAGGGTGTTCCCGGGCTTGCAAAAACGCTTGCCGCGAGAACTCTGTCAAAATGCGTCAGCGCCTCATTTTCAAGGCTGCAGTTCACCCCTGACCTGCTTCCCACAGATCTCACCGGAACGATGATATTCAAACCGGAGACCAACACTTTCGAAGCCAGAAAAGGGCCAGTCTTCGCTCAATTCATACTCGCAGATGAGATTAACAGAGCCCCGGCGAAGGTTCAGAGTGCCCTTCTTGAAGCGATGCAGGAGCGCCAGGTTACCTTTGGCGGTGAAACCCATCGTCTCCCCGCACCTTTCTTTGTAATGGCAACCCAGAATCCAATCGAACAGGAAGGGACTTATCCTCTTCCGGAAGCCCAGGTTGACAGGTTTCTCATGAAACTGAAGGTAGATTATCCTTCATCTGATGAAGAAATCGAGATACTGAAAAGAATCGGAGGAAAACCGATTCCTTCAATAGAACCGGTTATGAACCCCAACACGGTCATTGAACTTCAACAGCTTGCTTCGCAAGTTCTCGTAGAGGACGATGTCATGAATTACATAGTCAGGCTTACTACAGCCACACGTAATCCAGCGCAGGCGGGCCTGAAGGATATAGAGGATCTCATCTCGGTGGGAGCCAGCCCGAGAGGTTCTCTCGGTCTGCTTGCTGCCTCAAGAGCCAGATCTCTTCTGTACGGCCAGCCATTTGTAGATCCGGCAATAGTGAAGGAAGTCGCGCATGACGTCCTTCGTCACCGGATAATTCTATCCTTTGAGGCGGAAGCTGAAGAAATCGGCGTTGAAGAAATATTAGACAGGATCATGAACCGGATCCCGGTTAAATAG